The following proteins are encoded in a genomic region of Colletotrichum higginsianum IMI 349063 chromosome 9, whole genome shotgun sequence:
- a CDS encoding Plasma membrane ATPase, protein MADSNATAAPALSTPIESHKFDEKERPLDAPANPKAEVDEEDDEDIDALIEDLESQDGHIDEEEEEDGTPGMGRVVPEEQLQTDTRLGLTEQEVLNRRRKWGRNEMAEQKENLILKFFMFFVGPIQFVMEAAAVLAAGLEDWVDFGVICGLLLLNAVVGFVQEFQAGSIVAELKKTLALKAVVLRDGTLKEIEAPEVVPGDILQVEEGTIIPADGRIVTEDAFLQVDQSAITGESLAVDKHRDDNCYASSAVKRGEAFVIVTATGDNTFVGRAAALVNAASAGSGHFTEVLNGIGTILLVLVIFTLLIVWVSSFYRSKGIVDILRFTLAITIIGVPVGLPAVVTTTMAVGAAYLAKKKAIVQKLSAIESLAGVEILCSDKTGTLTKNKLSLAEPYTVAGVDPEDLMLTACLAASRKKKGMDAIDKAFLKSLRYYPRAKSVLSKYKVLEFFPFDPVSKKVTALVESPAGERITCVKGAPLFVLKTVEQDHEIPEEIDQAYKNKVAEFATRGFRSLGVARKRGDHGAWEILGIMPCSDPPRHDTARTVNEAKSLGLSIKMLTGDAVGIARETSRQLGLGTNIYNAERLGLGGGGDMPGSEVYDFVEAADGFAEVFPQHKYNVVEILQQRGYLVAMTGDGVNDAPSLKKADTGIAVEGASDAARSAADIVFLAPGLGAIIDALKTSRQIFHRMYAYVVYRIALSIHLEIFLGLWIAILDTSLNIELVVFIAIFADIATLAIAYDNAPFSKSPVKWNLPKLWGMSVLLGIVLAVGTWITVTTMYAHGGPDGGIVQNYGNLDEVVFLQISLTENWLIFITRANGPFWSSLPSWQLAGAILVVDILATCFTIWGWFEDSPTNIVAVVRIWIFSFGVFCVCAGVYYLLQDSAGFDNLMHGKSPKGSQKQRSLEDFVVSMQRVSTQHEKSV, encoded by the exons ATGGCCGACTCCAACGCCACCGCGGCCCCTGCTCTCAGCACGCCCATTGAGAGCCACAAGTTCGATGAGAAGGAACGTCCCCTCGATGCCCCCGCCAACCCCAAGGctgaggtcgacgaggaggatgatgaggacATTGACGCCCTGATCGAAGACCTCGAGTCTCAGGATGGTCAcattgacgaggaggaagagg AGGATGGAACCCCTGGCATGGGCCGTGTCGTCCCCGAAGAGCAGCTCCAGACTGACACCCGTCTTGGTTTGACCGAACAGGAGGTTCTCAACCGTCGCCGCAAGTGGGGCCGCAACGAGATGGCCGAGCAGAAGGAGAACTTGATCCTTAAGTTCTTCATGTTCTTCGTTGGTCCTATCCAGTTCGTCATGGAGGCtgctgccgtcctcgccgctggTCTCGAGGATTGGGTCGATTTTGGTGTTATTTGCGGTCTTTTGCTGCTCAACGCTGTTGTCGGTTTCGTCCAGGAATTCCAGGCCGGATCT ATTGTTGCCGAACTCAAGAAGACTCTTGCTctcaaggccgtcgtcctccgTGATGGCACCCTGAAGGAGATTGAGGCCCCTGAAGTCGTCCCCGGTGACATCCTCCAGGTTGAGGAGGGTACCATTATCCCCGCCGATGGTCGTATCGTCACCGAAGATGCTTTCCTCCAGGTTGACCAGTCCGCTATCACTGGTGAGTCTTTGGCCGTCGACAAGCACCGCGACGACAACTGCTACGCCTCTTCCGCTGTCAAGCGTGGCGAGGCTTTCGTCATCGTTACCGCCACTGGTGATAACACCTTCGTCGGTCGCGCTGCCGCTCTTGTCAACGCTGCCTCCGCTGGTTCCGGTCACTTCACCGAGGTCCTGAACGGCATTGGTACCATTCTCTTggtcctcgtcatcttcacCCTGCTCATCGTCTGGGTGTCCTCCTTCTACCGCTCCAAGGGCATTGTCGACATCCTGCGCTTTACcctcgccatcaccatcatcggtGTTCCTGTCGGTCTTCCTgccgtcgtcaccaccaccatggcCGTCGGTGCTGCTTACctcgccaagaagaaggccattGTCCAGAAGCTCTCCGCCATCGAGTCCCTTGCTGGTGTCGAGATTCTCTGCTCCGACAAGACTGGTACCCTCACCAAGAACAAGCTCTCTCTCGCCGAGCCTTACACCGTTGCCGGTGTCGACCCCGAGGACCTCATGCTCACTGCCTGCTTGGCTGCTTcccgcaagaagaagggtaTGGACGCTATCGACAAGGCTTTCTTGAAGTCGCTGCGCTACTACCCCCGCGCCAAGTCTGTTCTGTCCAAGTACAAGGTTCTCGAGTTCTTCCCCTTCGACCCTGTCTCCAAGAAGGTCACTGCCCTCGTCGAGTCTCCCGCTGGTGAGCGCATCACTTGCGTCAAGGGTGCTCCCCTCTTCGTTCTCAAGACTGTCGAGCAGGACCACGAGATCCCCGAGGAGATTGACCAGGCCTACAAGAACAAGGTTGCTGAGTTCGCCACCCGTGGCTTCCGCTCCCTCGGTGTTGCTCGCAAGCGTGGCGACCACGGCGCTTGGGAGATTCTCGGAATCATGCCCTGCTCTGACCCCCCTCGTCACGACACTGCTCGCACCGTCAATGAGGCCAAGTCTCTCGGTCTGTCTATCAAGATGTTGACTGgtgacgccgtcggcatcgcccgtGAGACTTCCCGCCAGCTCGGTCTCGGCACCAACATTTACAACGCCGAGCGTCTTGGtctcggtggtggcggtgacATGCCCGGATCCGAGGTTTATGACTTCGTCGAGGCTGCCGATGGTTTCGCTGAAGTCTTCCCCCAGCACAAGTacaacgtcgtcgagattCTCCAGCAGCGTGGCTACCTGGTTGCCATGACTGGTGACGGTGTCAACGATGCCCCCTCCCTGAAGAAGGCCGACACCGGTatcgccgtcgagggtgCCTCTGACGCTGCtcgctccgccgccgacattGTCTTCCTCGCCCCTGGCCTTGGtgccatcatcgacgccctGAAGACCTCGCGCCAGATTTTCCACCGCATGTACGCTTACGTCGTCTACCGTATCGCTCTGTCCATCCACCTGGAGATCTTCCTCGGTCTGTGGATCGCCATTCTCGACACTTCCTTGAACATTGAGCTTGTCGTCTTCATTGCCATTTTCGCCGACATTGCTACGCTGGCCATTGCCTACGACAACGCCCCCTTCTCTAAGAGCCCCGTCAAGTGGAACCTGCCCAAGCTTTGGGGTATGTCCGTTCTCCTCGGtatcgtcctcgccgtcggtACTTGGATCACTGTTACGACCATGTACGCCCACGGCGGCCCCGACGGCGGTATCGTCCAGAACTACGGTaacctcgacgaggttgtcTTCCTCCAGATCTCCCTCACTGAGAACTGGCTCATTTTCATCACCCGTGCCAACGGTCCCTTCTggtcttccctcccctcgtGGCAGTTGGCTGGAGCTATTCTGGTTGTCGACATTCTCGCCACCTGCTTCACCATCTGGGGCTGGTTTGAGGACAGCCCGACGAACATTGTCGCTGTCGTTCGTATCTGGATCTTCTCCTTCGGCGTCTTCTGCGTCTGCGCCGGTGTCTACTACCTCCTTCAGGACAGTGCTGGCTTCGATAATCTCATGCATGGCAAGTCGCCTAAGGGCAGCCAAAAGCAGCGCTCGCTCGAGGACTTCG TCGTCTCTATGCAGCGTGTTTCCACCCAGCACGAGAAGTCGGTATAA